Proteins found in one Borreliella valaisiana VS116 genomic segment:
- the rpoB gene encoding DNA-directed RNA polymerase subunit beta: protein MIKRVHLGQGRAEEILDLPNLIEIQLNSYEKFLQLDKLKNKKPLLNEGLESVFRNIFPIKSGNGDVALEYERYYIENDALDFTEKECKRKGQSYEAVLKVRLNLQFLATGEIRQKDVYMGTIPLMTERGTFIINGAERVVVSQIHRSPGVVFYKEKDLYSARIIPYRGSWLEFEIDSKKDYLYVKIDRKKRILITFFLRALGFDTREKIIETFYNIKKIKVEDDTKRDLPGKYLAKSINIRENMYYRAGDKITLQDVEDFLQNGVNEIELVDFDGYNDVFGKYFVSSNVILNCLEKEDAFFALKDGSKELPKESVMLAVYGALFPGEPISIDNAENDFKTIFFSERRYDLGRVGRYKLSKKFGFDDLSTSVLTMNDIVNTISHLLRIYEGHDILDDIDHLGNRRVRSVGELLTNIYKGAMSRVEKIAKDRMSNKEVFNLKPQELISVKPIVSAVKEFFATSQLSQFMDQVNPLAELTHKRRLNALGPGGLSRDRAGFEVRDVHYTHYGRMCPIETPEGPNIGLIVSLATYSRVNDYGFLETPYRKVVNGEVTDELEYLSAIDEEKKCIAQANAAFDSNGKYLEDLVSVRISGDYTTTNPKNIDYMDVSPRQLISVSSALIPFLEHNDANRALMGSNMQRQAVPLLFPKPPIVGTGMESVVAKDSGVVIKAKRSGEVILATSNKIVIKPFESENAKDLDEYQIVKYERTNQDTCFNQSVLVKEGQKVERGEIIADGPATRYGELALGNNLLLGVIPWNGFNYEDAILISDRIVKEDLYTSIHIKEFSIEVRETKLGPEKVTGDIPNVSEKILNKLDENGIIRIGTYVKPGDILVGKVTPKSEGDITPEFRLLTSIFGEKAKDVKNNSLKVPHGTEGTVIDVQRITKEDVGNLSPGVEEILKVYVAKKRKLKEGDKMAGRHGNKGVVAKILPVEDMPYLADGTPLDICLNPLGVPSRMNIGQLMESQLGLAGKYLNESYNVPVFESATNEQIQEKLKKAGFNPTSKEILYDGYTGEPFENEVMVGVIYMLKLHHLVDDKMHARSTGPYSLVSQQPLGGKAQFGGQRLGEMEVWALEAYGAAHTLQELLTVKSDDMSGRVKIYENIVKGIPTNVSGIPESFNVLMQELRGLGLDLSIYDDNGNQVPLTEKEEELINKS from the coding sequence ATGATAAAAAGAGTTCATCTGGGACAAGGAAGAGCTGAGGAGATTTTAGACTTACCTAACCTGATAGAAATACAATTAAATTCTTATGAAAAATTTTTACAACTTGATAAATTAAAAAATAAAAAACCTTTACTTAATGAAGGCCTCGAGTCTGTTTTTAGAAATATATTTCCCATCAAGAGTGGAAATGGTGATGTTGCTCTTGAGTATGAAAGATACTATATAGAAAACGATGCCCTTGATTTTACAGAAAAAGAATGTAAAAGAAAGGGTCAAAGTTATGAAGCTGTTTTAAAAGTAAGACTAAATTTGCAATTTTTGGCTACTGGGGAAATAAGACAAAAAGATGTATACATGGGAACTATTCCTTTAATGACAGAAAGGGGTACTTTTATTATTAATGGGGCTGAGAGAGTTGTTGTTTCTCAGATTCATAGGTCTCCAGGGGTTGTTTTTTATAAAGAAAAGGATTTATATTCTGCTAGAATAATCCCTTATCGTGGTTCTTGGTTAGAATTTGAAATTGATTCTAAAAAAGATTATCTTTATGTAAAGATAGATAGAAAAAAAAGAATACTCATAACCTTTTTTTTAAGAGCTTTAGGGTTTGATACGAGAGAAAAAATAATAGAAACTTTCTATAATATTAAAAAAATTAAAGTTGAAGATGACACAAAAAGAGATCTTCCAGGTAAATATTTAGCCAAGAGTATTAACATAAGAGAGAATATGTATTATAGAGCAGGAGATAAGATTACTCTACAAGATGTTGAAGATTTTTTACAAAATGGAGTAAATGAAATAGAGCTTGTTGATTTTGATGGCTATAATGATGTTTTTGGAAAGTATTTTGTGAGCTCAAATGTTATTTTAAATTGTCTTGAGAAAGAGGATGCTTTTTTTGCTTTAAAGGATGGTTCTAAAGAGCTTCCAAAAGAATCGGTTATGCTTGCTGTTTATGGTGCACTTTTTCCTGGTGAGCCAATATCTATTGATAATGCTGAAAACGATTTTAAAACTATATTCTTTTCTGAAAGAAGATATGATCTTGGGCGTGTGGGACGATATAAACTTTCTAAAAAATTTGGATTTGACGATTTGAGTACATCGGTTTTAACTATGAATGATATTGTTAACACCATATCTCATCTTTTGAGAATATATGAAGGGCATGATATTCTTGATGATATTGACCATCTAGGAAATAGGAGAGTACGTTCTGTTGGAGAGCTTCTTACCAATATATATAAAGGGGCGATGTCAAGAGTTGAAAAAATTGCTAAAGATAGAATGTCTAACAAGGAAGTTTTTAATCTAAAGCCCCAGGAATTAATAAGCGTTAAACCTATTGTATCTGCTGTTAAGGAATTTTTTGCAACCAGCCAGCTTTCGCAGTTCATGGATCAGGTCAATCCTTTGGCCGAACTTACTCATAAAAGGCGTCTTAATGCTCTTGGACCAGGGGGACTTTCAAGAGATAGAGCAGGATTTGAAGTAAGAGACGTCCATTATACTCATTATGGAAGAATGTGTCCTATTGAAACTCCCGAAGGGCCAAATATTGGACTTATTGTTTCTTTAGCCACTTATTCTAGAGTTAATGATTATGGTTTTTTAGAAACCCCTTATAGAAAGGTTGTTAATGGAGAGGTAACTGACGAATTAGAATATTTATCTGCTATTGACGAAGAAAAAAAGTGTATTGCCCAGGCTAATGCTGCTTTTGATTCTAATGGAAAATATCTTGAAGATCTGGTTTCTGTTAGAATTTCTGGTGATTATACCACAACAAATCCTAAAAATATAGACTATATGGATGTCTCTCCTAGGCAGTTAATTTCAGTATCTTCAGCGTTAATTCCTTTTCTTGAGCACAATGATGCAAATAGGGCGCTTATGGGTTCTAATATGCAAAGACAAGCAGTACCTCTGCTTTTTCCCAAACCTCCGATTGTTGGCACGGGTATGGAAAGTGTTGTTGCAAAGGATTCGGGAGTGGTAATTAAGGCTAAAAGAAGTGGGGAAGTTATTCTTGCAACAAGCAATAAAATAGTTATTAAACCTTTTGAATCAGAGAATGCTAAAGATTTAGATGAATATCAGATTGTTAAGTATGAAAGAACAAATCAAGATACTTGCTTTAACCAATCTGTTTTGGTTAAAGAGGGTCAAAAGGTTGAAAGGGGTGAGATAATAGCTGACGGTCCTGCTACTAGATATGGGGAGCTTGCTCTTGGTAATAATTTATTGCTAGGAGTTATTCCTTGGAATGGATTTAATTATGAGGATGCTATATTAATTTCTGACAGAATTGTAAAGGAAGATCTTTATACATCTATTCATATTAAAGAATTCAGCATAGAAGTAAGAGAAACTAAACTTGGTCCTGAGAAAGTCACAGGAGATATACCGAATGTTAGCGAAAAGATACTAAACAAATTAGATGAAAATGGAATTATACGGATAGGAACTTATGTAAAACCTGGCGATATTCTGGTCGGTAAAGTTACCCCAAAGTCGGAAGGAGACATTACTCCCGAATTTAGACTTTTAACTTCTATTTTTGGAGAAAAAGCAAAAGATGTTAAAAATAATTCATTAAAAGTTCCTCATGGTACCGAAGGTACAGTTATTGATGTTCAAAGAATTACTAAAGAGGATGTTGGCAATCTTTCTCCTGGAGTTGAAGAGATACTTAAAGTTTATGTTGCTAAAAAAAGGAAGCTTAAAGAGGGTGATAAAATGGCTGGTCGACACGGTAATAAGGGTGTTGTTGCAAAAATCCTTCCTGTTGAAGATATGCCTTACCTTGCAGATGGAACTCCTCTTGATATATGTTTAAATCCTTTAGGAGTGCCGTCTAGAATGAATATTGGGCAGTTAATGGAATCGCAATTAGGTCTTGCTGGTAAATATCTTAATGAATCTTATAATGTTCCTGTTTTTGAATCTGCTACAAATGAACAAATTCAAGAAAAATTAAAGAAAGCTGGATTTAATCCAACTTCTAAAGAAATTTTATATGATGGTTACACAGGAGAACCTTTCGAAAATGAAGTAATGGTTGGGGTGATTTATATGCTTAAACTGCACCACCTTGTTGATGATAAAATGCATGCAAGATCAACAGGGCCATATTCTCTTGTTTCTCAACAACCTCTTGGAGGAAAAGCTCAATTTGGTGGGCAAAGACTTGGGGAAATGGAGGTTTGGGCTCTTGAAGCTTATGGTGCGGCTCACACTCTTCAAGAACTTTTAACAGTTAAATCTGATGATATGTCAGGCAGAGTCAAAATATATGAAAATATAGTAAAAGGCATTCCTACTAATGTATCAGGGATTCCCGAGTCTTTTAATGTGCTAATGCAAGAGCTTAGAGGACTTGGACTTGATTTATCAATTTATGATGATAATGGGAATCAGGTTCCTTTGACAGAAAAAGAAGAAGAATTGATTAATAAAAGCTAG
- the rplL gene encoding 50S ribosomal protein L7/L12 — MALNKEDILTWLEGAKTMEVVDLVTAIEEKFGVTAAVAVGGGGAASTGSTDSEEQTEFDVILMSFGNSKINVIKEVRAITGLGLGEAKALVEAAPKAIKEGLSKSDAEELKKKLEAVGAKVEVK; from the coding sequence ATGGCACTAAATAAAGAAGATATTTTAACCTGGCTTGAAGGTGCAAAAACTATGGAAGTTGTTGACCTTGTAACGGCTATTGAGGAAAAGTTTGGAGTAACTGCTGCTGTTGCTGTTGGTGGTGGTGGAGCTGCTTCAACAGGCTCAACTGATTCTGAGGAACAAACCGAATTTGATGTAATTCTTATGTCTTTTGGTAATAGCAAAATAAATGTTATAAAAGAAGTTAGAGCTATTACAGGGCTTGGTCTTGGAGAAGCTAAGGCTTTAGTTGAAGCTGCTCCTAAAGCTATTAAAGAGGGTCTTTCTAAGTCAGATGCTGAGGAATTGAAAAAGAAACTTGAGGCAGTTGGCGCAAAAGTTGAAGTTAAATAA
- the rplJ gene encoding 50S ribosomal protein L10: MSRKINSKKLEMFDLLKKFIDNKQNLFFLDYRGLSVSQLTNLRNKIECEHGALKVVKNNIMKMVLKEKNINVVDSCLVGPTVVVTALEEANVIAKIFYDFVKSSTLKVKGGFILGEFYDEAKVQAYSKLPTKKESISLFASVLKAPVSRLARTLKALADVKN; encoded by the coding sequence ATGAGCAGAAAGATAAATTCTAAAAAGTTGGAAATGTTTGATTTATTGAAAAAGTTTATAGACAATAAGCAAAATCTTTTTTTCTTAGATTACAGAGGTTTGAGTGTGTCTCAGTTGACAAATCTTCGCAATAAAATAGAATGCGAACATGGAGCCTTAAAAGTTGTTAAAAACAATATAATGAAGATGGTTTTGAAAGAAAAGAATATTAATGTTGTGGATTCTTGTTTGGTTGGCCCTACAGTTGTTGTTACTGCATTAGAAGAAGCTAATGTAATAGCAAAAATTTTTTATGATTTTGTAAAAAGCAGTACTTTAAAAGTAAAGGGCGGTTTTATTTTAGGAGAGTTTTATGATGAGGCTAAAGTACAAGCTTATAGCAAACTTCCTACCAAAAAAGAATCTATTTCTTTATTTGCTAGCGTGTTAAAGGCGCCAGTTTCTAGGCTTGCAAGAACATTGAAAGCTTTGGCTGATGTTAAAAATTAA
- the rplA gene encoding 50S ribosomal protein L1 gives MSKKGKKYIEAFSKVDRSKFYNIEDAISLLKEIKFVKFDETIDISINLNLKKNHTVRDTIVLPNQFMKPKRILVFAKGDRADEARAFGATYVGDDDLINKIKSGWDEFDVVVATPEMMKDVGRLGPILGKRGLMPNPKTQTVTNNLKDAINSLKKGRTEFRANKNGVISFSFGKSSMDNEKIKENYEEFIKEVVKKRPSDLKGAFIDSIYISSTMGPSIKVNFVWR, from the coding sequence ATGTCAAAAAAGGGTAAAAAATATATTGAAGCTTTTTCCAAAGTAGATAGAAGTAAATTTTATAACATTGAAGATGCAATTTCACTATTGAAAGAAATTAAATTTGTTAAATTCGATGAAACTATAGATATATCTATTAACCTTAATTTAAAAAAGAATCATACTGTTAGAGACACTATAGTTTTGCCAAATCAGTTTATGAAACCAAAAAGAATACTTGTTTTTGCAAAAGGTGATCGAGCAGATGAAGCTAGAGCTTTTGGTGCAACTTATGTTGGAGATGATGATCTTATAAATAAGATTAAAAGTGGCTGGGATGAATTTGATGTTGTTGTTGCAACTCCTGAAATGATGAAGGATGTTGGAAGACTTGGCCCTATTTTAGGGAAAAGAGGTTTAATGCCCAATCCAAAGACTCAAACAGTCACAAATAATCTTAAAGATGCAATCAATAGTCTTAAAAAGGGTCGGACAGAATTTAGAGCAAATAAAAATGGCGTAATAAGCTTTTCTTTTGGTAAATCTTCTATGGACAATGAAAAGATAAAAGAAAATTATGAGGAATTTATCAAGGAAGTTGTTAAAAAAAGACCGAGTGACTTAAAAGGAGCTTTTATAGATAGTATTTATATTTCATCTACTATGGGGCCTTCTATAAAAGTTAATTTTGTTTGGAGGTAA
- the rplK gene encoding 50S ribosomal protein L11: MAKKKAISWIKLQVPAAQATPGAKIGQALGPHGVSGPQFVKEFNERTAKMEPGIVVPVIITVYSDKSFSFIIKSPPASILIKKAIGIESGSKKSNTDKVGTISKEKLMEIAKIKMPDLNAKSESAAFKIIAGSARSMGVEVEK, translated from the coding sequence ATGGCAAAAAAAAAAGCAATTTCTTGGATTAAATTGCAGGTTCCGGCTGCTCAAGCGACTCCAGGAGCCAAAATAGGTCAAGCGCTTGGACCCCACGGAGTTAGTGGTCCTCAGTTTGTAAAGGAATTTAATGAGAGAACCGCAAAGATGGAACCCGGCATTGTGGTTCCTGTTATCATTACTGTTTATAGTGACAAAAGTTTTTCCTTTATTATAAAGTCCCCCCCAGCTTCGATTTTAATTAAAAAAGCTATTGGAATAGAATCAGGGTCTAAGAAATCCAATACAGATAAAGTTGGAACTATATCAAAAGAAAAGTTGATGGAGATAGCAAAAATTAAAATGCCTGATTTAAACGCAAAATCAGAATCTGCAGCGTTTAAAATTATTGCAGGGAGTGCGCGTTCAATGGGCGTTGAGGTGGAAAAATAA
- the nusG gene encoding transcription termination/antitermination protein NusG: MSRAWYVVQTYSQYEKKIEQDIRLLISEGVFGGVVLDVKAPIEKVEEIKNGKKRIRERKIWPGYILIELDLPEVGWKDIVANIIKVQGVISFVGVNKGQKPIPINDEEVKSVFMLTGEIKANKSIFMLYDFEEGERVRIKGGPFDSFEGLISSIDYERKKLKVAVQIFGRSTPVEVDFQHIEKI; the protein is encoded by the coding sequence ATGTCTAGAGCTTGGTATGTAGTTCAAACTTATTCTCAATATGAAAAAAAGATAGAGCAAGACATAAGACTTTTAATAAGTGAAGGTGTTTTTGGTGGTGTAGTATTAGATGTTAAGGCTCCTATTGAAAAAGTAGAAGAGATAAAAAATGGTAAGAAAAGAATAAGAGAGAGAAAAATTTGGCCAGGCTATATTCTTATTGAGCTAGATCTTCCAGAAGTAGGTTGGAAAGATATTGTTGCTAATATTATTAAAGTTCAAGGTGTTATTAGTTTTGTTGGTGTTAACAAGGGGCAAAAGCCTATTCCTATTAATGATGAAGAAGTAAAAAGTGTTTTTATGCTTACTGGTGAGATTAAAGCAAATAAATCTATTTTTATGCTTTATGACTTTGAAGAAGGAGAAAGAGTTAGGATTAAGGGCGGGCCTTTTGATTCCTTTGAAGGGCTTATTAGTTCTATTGATTATGAAAGAAAGAAATTAAAAGTTGCAGTTCAAATTTTTGGAAGGTCAACACCTGTTGAAGTTGATTTTCAACATATAGAGAAGATTTAA
- the secE gene encoding preprotein translocase subunit SecE codes for MFRFIKDSILELKKVTWPKYNEVVENGKQVFWLVLFVSIFLGIVDYLMFLVVTYVF; via the coding sequence GTGTTTAGGTTTATCAAAGATAGTATTTTGGAGCTTAAGAAGGTAACTTGGCCTAAGTATAATGAAGTTGTTGAAAATGGAAAGCAAGTTTTTTGGTTGGTATTATTTGTTTCAATTTTCTTGGGGATAGTTGATTACCTTATGTTTCTTGTTGTAACTTATGTATTTTAA
- the rpmG gene encoding 50S ribosomal protein L33 — MGKKKGKGAVELISLICEETGIRNYTTTKNRRNKQEKLELMKYCPKLRKHTLHKEGKIK; from the coding sequence ATGGGTAAAAAGAAGGGTAAAGGAGCTGTTGAGCTTATATCTTTGATTTGTGAAGAAACAGGAATTAGAAATTATACCACTACTAAGAATAGACGTAATAAACAAGAGAAGTTAGAATTGATGAAATATTGTCCAAAATTACGGAAACACACTCTTCATAAGGAAGGAAAAATAAAATAA